attatcatcatcatcatcatcatcatcatcataataatgATTACTAATTGAGATTGTTTTGTATTTTCCTTTTTAGGTTCTTCGTACCAAGTTGATAAATAGACAGGATGACCTTCATGTTGCTATCTACCTTGCCGAGTATTTAATTCAGCATGCACGGAAGGAAAAAGCTTTGGTTGGTTCCTTTACTTGAGATATTTTCTTTTCGTATCTTTAGCTGCAATGCAATGAAAGATCACTCAGACCAACACTGCTGTTTATATGATTCCCTGAAAACAGATGCTTTCTACCATCTCCTCATCTGATGCACTTGAAGATCGCCACCAAGAATGGCTCTCTGAAAAGCTAAAGGAAGATAATCCAGAGGATCTTCTCAAGAGTGCCAATCATGTTATAGCACGTTTGGATGATCGTATGAacaaaatggacaaaaatgttcaGAATGAGATAACTAAACAAATGGAAAACAAGCTCAGCTCTCTCGGTGACATAAGCGTTCGATTCCAGGCTG
Above is a genomic segment from Papaver somniferum cultivar HN1 chromosome 10, ASM357369v1, whole genome shotgun sequence containing:
- the LOC113314969 gene encoding uncharacterized protein LOC113314969 isoform X1 encodes the protein MVLRTKLINRQDDLHVAIYLAEYLIQHARKEKALMLSTISSSDALEDRHQEWLSEKLKEDNPEDLLKSANHVIARLDDRMNKMDKNVQNEITKQMENKLSSLGDISVRFQAGDLHVKMDLFEELKRKILSEKELLDLLVKSSNTYYETLDDVEGLTILRLQLEFNRLLRDDEKDLSSKWVETTRGVMKLIQEEEERMQKARSRSLYIPRK